A single window of Chitinophaga sp. XS-30 DNA harbors:
- a CDS encoding DUF5362 family protein, translated as MENQHQSLFELQVDHEVTGYLGETAKWAKFLSIVGFVMVGIMVIVSLFAGTIMTYYGNVMGGGMPVMSGGLVTVIYLLFALLIFFPYFYLYNFAKKMQVALRSSNQEELAKSFSNLKSCFKFVGILTIVMLSFYALAFIFGLLSALVMAA; from the coding sequence ATGGAAAATCAACACCAAAGTTTATTTGAATTGCAGGTAGACCATGAAGTGACGGGCTACCTTGGCGAAACCGCCAAATGGGCGAAGTTCCTGTCTATTGTGGGATTTGTTATGGTGGGCATTATGGTGATCGTATCACTGTTCGCCGGTACCATTATGACATATTACGGTAATGTTATGGGCGGCGGAATGCCTGTGATGTCGGGTGGATTGGTGACGGTGATTTACCTGTTGTTTGCCCTGCTGATATTTTTCCCGTATTTCTATCTGTATAATTTCGCCAAAAAGATGCAGGTGGCTTTACGTTCTTCCAACCAGGAGGAACTGGCGAAGTCTTTTTCGAATCTGAAGTCCTGTTTCAAGTTCGTAGGTATATTAACGATCGTGATGCTGTCATTCTATGCGTTGGCTTTCATATTCGGATTGCTCAGCGCCCTTGTAATGGCCGCGTAG
- the ggpS gene encoding glucosylglycerol-phosphate synthase, with product MMILATDLDGTFLGGSNQHKEQLYSMIRDNEDFRLIFVTGRGVESVLPLLNDPVIPRPDYIICDVGATVLDGVTLEPIQPIQNNIEIKWPGKEAVMKMLEDVKGIRLQAVPQQRRCSFFFDDDRIREKVARLEKELGCDIILSANKFLDVLPADVNKGSTLRKLCDLLRVPQQDVLVAGDTLNDLSLYGVGFKGVVVGEAEPALTEATNRLNDVFQADTAGAGGILEALNHFDDFKSFYQKKSVPKKVSNESTQLVMLYHRFPFETVEENGKMVRRSPKSPNGILPTLTNFFKTNRPGLWIAWQEKQNEDQNAENFYIDQELYPHLQASPVLMDKEDIDIFYKLFSKEAFWPAIFSFIEKVQFNHEHWEHYLKINRRFAEKAAAEAEPNAMVWIHDYNLWMVPGYLRQLRPDLTIGFFHHTAFPAANTFNIIPWRAEIIGSLLQCDYISFHIPRYVENFVDVVQSLMPVTVTERISCSPRFLTYSTAMGIGSMAREIDTGRRKVRLGANPVGVHVDYISELMEKEETKEMIAELKKNTSGKKTIISIERLDYVKGPLEKIKAFGQFLDEHPALHGKVELINICTPPAKGMKIYEQIQHELEQAIGQINGRYSRIDWVPIHFFFRSFTFEEVLAYYAISDVAWITPLRDGLNLVAKEYIAVQGQNPESEGALVLSEFAGASVEMADAILTNPYDNKSMMESLLRALVMNKQERQIRMQRMYQNINHYNIEFWADEFMDELKKSGV from the coding sequence ATGATGATTTTAGCTACAGACCTGGACGGAACTTTTTTAGGAGGAAGCAATCAACACAAAGAACAGTTATACAGTATGATCCGGGACAATGAGGATTTCCGGCTGATATTCGTGACCGGGCGTGGGGTTGAAAGCGTATTGCCTTTATTGAATGACCCCGTTATTCCCAGGCCTGATTACATTATTTGCGATGTTGGCGCCACCGTACTGGATGGTGTTACACTCGAGCCTATTCAACCTATACAGAACAATATCGAGATCAAATGGCCCGGCAAAGAGGCTGTTATGAAAATGCTGGAGGATGTTAAGGGCATCCGCTTGCAGGCTGTGCCGCAGCAGCGGAGATGCTCCTTCTTTTTTGATGATGACAGGATCAGGGAAAAAGTAGCGCGCCTGGAAAAGGAACTGGGCTGCGATATCATCCTGTCCGCCAACAAATTCCTGGACGTGCTGCCTGCCGATGTAAACAAAGGCTCCACACTCCGGAAGCTCTGCGACCTGTTAAGGGTCCCGCAGCAGGACGTGCTGGTAGCCGGCGATACCCTGAATGACCTTTCCCTTTATGGTGTTGGTTTCAAAGGTGTGGTTGTTGGTGAAGCCGAACCTGCGCTGACGGAAGCCACCAATCGCCTGAATGATGTATTCCAGGCTGATACCGCAGGAGCGGGGGGCATCCTTGAAGCACTGAACCATTTTGACGACTTCAAATCTTTTTATCAGAAAAAGAGCGTTCCGAAAAAAGTGAGCAACGAATCTACCCAGCTCGTCATGCTCTATCACCGCTTTCCTTTCGAAACGGTGGAAGAGAATGGCAAAATGGTCAGACGCTCACCCAAAAGCCCGAACGGCATCCTCCCTACCCTCACCAACTTCTTCAAAACGAACAGGCCGGGATTATGGATCGCATGGCAGGAAAAACAAAACGAAGATCAAAACGCAGAAAACTTTTATATCGATCAGGAACTTTACCCGCACCTGCAGGCCAGCCCTGTTTTAATGGACAAGGAAGACATCGACATCTTTTATAAACTCTTTTCCAAAGAAGCATTCTGGCCGGCTATCTTTTCTTTCATCGAAAAGGTGCAGTTCAATCACGAGCACTGGGAACACTATCTGAAGATCAACAGGCGTTTCGCGGAAAAAGCGGCGGCGGAAGCAGAACCCAATGCCATGGTGTGGATACATGACTACAATCTGTGGATGGTACCGGGCTACCTGCGCCAGCTGCGGCCGGACCTTACCATTGGCTTCTTCCATCACACCGCATTTCCTGCCGCCAACACTTTCAATATCATCCCCTGGCGCGCAGAGATCATCGGCAGCCTGCTCCAGTGCGATTACATCAGCTTCCACATCCCCCGTTACGTGGAGAACTTTGTGGATGTTGTACAAAGCCTGATGCCGGTAACCGTTACCGAAAGGATCAGCTGCTCCCCCCGCTTCCTCACCTACAGCACCGCCATGGGCATAGGCTCCATGGCCCGGGAAATAGATACCGGCAGGCGCAAGGTAAGACTGGGCGCCAATCCCGTTGGTGTGCATGTGGACTATATCAGCGAACTGATGGAGAAAGAAGAGACCAAAGAAATGATCGCCGAACTGAAAAAAAATACCTCTGGTAAAAAAACCATTATCAGCATCGAACGGCTGGACTATGTGAAAGGACCGCTGGAAAAGATCAAAGCATTCGGGCAGTTCCTCGATGAACATCCCGCATTGCACGGTAAAGTGGAACTGATCAACATCTGCACCCCGCCTGCCAAAGGCATGAAGATATATGAACAGATACAGCATGAACTGGAACAGGCCATCGGACAGATCAACGGGCGGTACTCCCGCATCGATTGGGTACCGATACACTTTTTCTTCCGCTCCTTCACCTTTGAAGAAGTACTGGCCTACTACGCCATTTCAGACGTAGCCTGGATCACACCGCTGCGCGACGGGCTGAACCTCGTGGCGAAAGAATACATCGCCGTACAGGGGCAGAACCCCGAATCCGAAGGCGCCCTCGTGCTCTCCGAATTCGCAGGCGCATCCGTGGAAATGGCGGACGCCATCCTCACCAATCCATACGATAACAAATCCATGATGGAAAGCCTCCTGCGGGCACTGGTGATGAACAAACAGGAAAGACAGATCAGAATGCAACGCATGTACCAGAATATCAATCATTACAACATCGAATTCTGGGCGGACGAGTTCATGGACGAATTAAAAAAATCCGGGGTTTAA